Below is a window of Brachyspira pilosicoli DNA.
CATCATCTACATTTCTCAAATCTGCAAAATTAGGTGAGAAAGGCACTATACCTTCTACAGTATTTGTATCTACTGAAGCGGCAGTTTCAGTATTTTGCTGTTGAGTTTCTGTCTGCTGTTGTTCAGTTTGTTGTGCTTCCTCCTGAGCATAAACAAAATTTAATGATAAAATCATTACACTTAATACAAGAAATAACTTTTTCATGTATAACTCCTATAAGTTTTTAATAATTATTTAGCCATATATAAATGTTGCTTAAAGCCTTATAAAGTATCATTTTTGGCTGACTATTAGTATTTAATAAACTATTAACTAAATAATCTAATTCATCTATAGCCCATATAATACTTATATCGGAAACAGAGTTAGGAAGTATATAGCTTCTATTTTCTATTTCCAGATATTTATCTTCCAAAGATTTTTTAAGAATATTAATTAATTCTCTTATAGTATCTAAAATATCATACTCGCCTTCTGAGAGGAGTGTGATAATAGAAGACACTTTTGAGGCATTATTATTTAAACTTGCATCTATGAAAGACAATAATACTTCTCTAATATTATCGCTTGTATTTGATTTTTTGTCAAGCAAATATTTTATAGCTTTAGACATACTTCCTGAAGAATATTGAAGTGCTAAGGCCGTTTTTTCTTCATTTAGTCTTAATCTTTTCATTAATATGGACCTTAAAGTATTTTCAGAAAGCGATGCAAACTTAAGCTCCATCATACGTGATATTAAAGGCTTCATTCCATCTTGAACTAATTTATTTGTATCTGAAGTTATCAAAATAAATATATTATTATCTGAAGGCTCTTCTAAAGTACGCAAAAATATATTGGGAGCTCTTTTATCCATTAATTCTATACCCTCTATTATCACTACCCTCTTTCTGCCTAATCTTGGTTTTCTGTATGTCATCTCTATTATGTTTCTAATTGTATCTAATGGTATAACTGTATGAATTATATTATAATGTATTTTCTTTAATGCTGTAAAAAAATCACCATCTATAGAATATTTCTTTTTACCGCCTTTTGCTTTAACTATATTAAGTGCATCTTTTGATTTAGTTCTAAAAATAGAATCTATAAACTCAACATTATCCTCGTTAAGCTCATTTAATGTGTAATTAACAGCCAAATAGTAAGGCTCTATTAAGGCATATCTGGAGCTTTCTTTTTTGTTTCCAAGCATATACTCTTTCGGTTCGCTTGAAGGGTAATTATCATAACTATCAAAAAGCATAGATTCCACTTTATAGAGTATAGAACGGCATTCTGTATAAAAATTATTAAACAAATGAGGAAGTTTATATTCTAAATACTGATTAAAATATATTTCAGCATTTCTAAACCGCTCATCAGTGCCAGCAACTACTACATCAGGGTGCTTATAATTATCTATCATCTTACAAGATTCACATTCATCGCAATAAGTGCCATTGTTTCTTTCGCACAAAAGCACTTTAGCATAATTTAAAGCACTTTCATATTTTCCAACTCCCTCTTCCCCATAAAACAAATAAGCATGATGAAGCCTGCCGCTTTTATATATGCCAGACATTATTTTTAAAGGTGTTGTTTGCCCTAATACTTTAGCCAATTATAAATCTCCACATTTTTTTATATTTAATTTATAAATTATAACAAAATTTATAGCAATATAAATTTGATATTTTACATATATATTATATATTATATAGTATAAGAAATAAATTTTTAAGGATTTCATTATGTCATTAGAAAATAACAACAATAATAATATATCAAAAGAAGATTTAGAAGAAATGGAAAAAAAGAATAAAAGATTATTCAAAAAAATATTATTAAACTCTGAAAGATTAGATAATGCCGAAGAAGGAATAAATAATTTACAATATCATATAGAAGCCTTAAATAGAAATTTAGACTCTATAAATGACATAGACTTAAAAATAGAAATTCTATTAGAAAAGGCAAATGAACTAATAGAAGAAAATATTCAAAAAAATGAAATATTAATACAAAATGCAAATAAAAAGCTCGAAGAACAAAATAGCGAATTTGAAAAATCTATAAACGAAAAGTTTAAAGAAAAATTAGAAGAACAAAATATTAAAAATCATGACATCATAAAAAATATTAACGAAGTAATAAATCTAAAATTAGAAGATAACAACATAAAAAATACCAAATTAAATGAAGAGCTATTAAAGAAAACAGCAGAACTATTAGAAGAAAATACTAAGAAAAATGAAATACTAATACAAAATGCAAATAAAAAGCTCGAAGAACAAGGCAGCGAACTAATAAATAATATCAATGATGAAATAAAAGAAAAATTAAAAGAGCAAAATATTAAAAACGAACAATTCATAAAAACTCTTAATGAGATTATGAATACAAAATTAGAAGAACAAGACAAAAGAAATGATGTTAAGTTGGAAGAGAGCAATAAGAAAAATAAAGACATTAATGAAAACATCATAAAAACAACTAACGAGATGCTTGAGAAATATGACAAGAGTCATGAAGTATTGATTGACTATACTAATAAGAAATTAGAAGAACAGGTTAAAAAGAATGATGAATTTCTAAAAGCTATCAATAATTCTATAAGCTTAAAATTTGAAGAGCAAGACAAAAAAAATAAAGAATTTAATGATTTGATAAATAAAAATCATAACGAAATAATAAAAACAACAAATGAGATGCTTGAGAAATATGACAAAAGCCATGAAATATTAATTGATTATACTAATAAGAAATTGGAAGAACAAGCTAAAAAGAATGATGAGTTCCTAAAAACTATTAATAATTCTGTAAATACAAAACTTGAAGAACAGGACAAAAAAAATAAAGAGTTTAATGAGTTAATCAATAAAAATCATAATGAAATATTAGCAAGAACAAATAGCATGCTTGAAAAATATGACAAAAGTCATGAGGCTATTATAGATTATACAAATAGAAAAATAGAAGAACAAGACATTAAAAACAAAGAGTTCTTAAAAACTTTAAATAATGCAATGAATGATAAATTGCAAGAGCAAGAGAAGAAAAACAATGAGTTTAATCAGTTAATCAATAAAAATTATGATGAAATACTTTCTAAAGCAAATAATATGCTTGAGAAATATGATAAAAGCCATGAAGTATTGATTGATTATACTAATAAAAAAATAGAAGAACAAGACATTAAAAATAAAGAATTCTTTAATACAATGAATAAGTCAATAAATGAAAAATTAGAAGAACAAGACAAAAAAAATAAAGAGTTTAATGACTTGATGAATAAAAATCATAGTGAAATATTATCAAAAACAAATAACATGCTTGAGAAGTATGACAAAAACTATGAAACATTGATGGAGTATACAAATAAAAAGATTGAAGAACAAAATAATAAAAACAATGAGCTTGTAAAAAACATTAATAATGCTGTTAACTTAAAAATGGAAGAGCAGGATAGAAAAAACAGAGATTTCAGCAGCAGCATGGAAACAAGAATGAATGACATGCTCAAAAAATATGATAGAAATTATGAAACATTAATAGATTATACAAATAAAAAAATAGAAGAAAACAGCATAAAAAACAGCGATTATATTACAACTCTAAACAATGCTAAAAGTATTATAAATGAGTTTAACAGCGACAAAGAAAAATTAAGAGAATATACAGACAGACAAATAGAAAGACAAGAACAAAAAAATAAAGAGTTTAGAGATGATATGGCTAGACAATATGATAATATGTTTAGAACAACTGATGCTATGCTCATAAAACAAAAAGAAGCAGAATTATCATCAAAAAATAACGCAAATAACTTTGCTATAATTATGGGTTCTTTGGCTGCAGTAGTTATAGTAGTTGTTATAGCTTTACAGATACTATAATAATTTATAATAATTTATAACAACATGTATCTTTTTGATGATAAAATTGATAAACTGCATTATGAGAAATATTATTTAGACTTGGGCTATAAATATATTTGCGGTATAGATGAAGTTGGACGCGGTTCGCTTTTTGGAGAGGTTACTGCTTGTGCTATTATAATGCCTTTAGATGATGATATAATAGAAGAAGCAAATGATTCCAAAAAACTTACCGCAAAAAAAAGAGAAGAGCTTTACAAAATTATCACTCAAAAAGCATTATCATATTCACTATATTCTGTGCCTGCAAATATTATAGACGAAATTAATATATATAATGCTACAAAATTAGCTATGCTTAAAGCAGTTGAAGGTTTAAAAGTAAAACCTGATATATTATTAATAGATGCCATGAAAATTGATACTGAAATAAAACAAGAGTCTATAATAAAAGGCGATTTAAAATCATATTCTATAGCTTGTGCCAGCATAGTTGCTAAAGTAAGCAGAGATAAAGCCATGAGCATATTATCAGAAAAAAATAAAGAATATGATAAATACAAAATATCAAAAAATAAAGGCTACGGCACAAAAGAGCATATTGAGGCTATAAAAAAATATGGTGCAAGCGATTTACATAGATTATCATTTGAACCTATAAAATCTATAAAAAAAGAAATGAAAGAAGAAAATAGTTTTTTTATATAAAATGCTAAACATTAATAATAAATACTCAAACATAATAATAAATAGCAAAAACTCTCAAAACATAAAAGAGGGAGACATTGTAAGATATTCTCTTATGCGTAAATTGGATAATGATAGGGCTATTATTAATATAATGGGAAATAAGGTTGTGGCATTATTCAAAGATGGAATGCAAGATAAAGGTTTTGCAGTTATTAACAAAGAAAATGGAAAAATAATATTAAAATTGCTTAAAGATGTAAATAGCATTAAAGAAGCAAGAGAAAGCATCAATAACAATGCCATAAAAGATACTTTAGTTTTGAACACTAACAAAGAAAATAATAGTGAAGCTGCTGCTATTTTATTAAAAAATTCTATAAAACAAAGCCCTGAAAATATAGCTTATTTGGAGAGAGTTTTAAAATACATACCTCAATTAGATGATAAAAAATTGAAGTTTATACTGCATTCTATGTCTAATAAAATATATTTTAGCATTGATGAATTAGAAATGTTTGAAAATATTTTTTCAAAATTTAATAATTTACACTCATTTATAAAAAACTCTAACAAAAATATTGAAAAAACCGAAATATTACTAACGCTTTTAAAAGAAATTAATGATACTGACAAAAGCCTAAAAAACTATATATCTTCAAATGGAAATTTGAGTGTATGGTTTATGCTCTTTGATATGCTTCAAGATGAATTATCTTCTGATAGTTCTAATATGCTTAATCTTCTTTTAAAGATATTATCCTCCAATAGGAAAAATAAAACTTTTAGAGAAGGTTCTTTTTTAATACCAATACCTTTTATGGTTAATAATGAATTAAAAGAGGTACTTCTTTATATAAATAGAAAAGATAATAAAGCTAAAAGTTTAGAGTTTATAGCTTATAATAATAATAAAGAACTGTGCAAAATAGAAATTGTAAAAGAAAATAAATATATTATTAATTTGCTATTATTTGATAAAAAACTATTTTTAAAATGTAAAAATATAAAAACAAATATAGATAAAGAATTAGAAAAGTTTAATGATATAGAATTGGAGATAAATTATGAAAAAAGAGATTGAAAATGCTGTCGCT
It encodes the following:
- a CDS encoding ribonuclease HII codes for the protein MYLFDDKIDKLHYEKYYLDLGYKYICGIDEVGRGSLFGEVTACAIIMPLDDDIIEEANDSKKLTAKKREELYKIITQKALSYSLYSVPANIIDEINIYNATKLAMLKAVEGLKVKPDILLIDAMKIDTEIKQESIIKGDLKSYSIACASIVAKVSRDKAMSILSEKNKEYDKYKISKNKGYGTKEHIEAIKKYGASDLHRLSFEPIKSIKKEMKEENSFFI
- a CDS encoding viral A-type inclusion protein; translation: MSLENNNNNNISKEDLEEMEKKNKRLFKKILLNSERLDNAEEGINNLQYHIEALNRNLDSINDIDLKIEILLEKANELIEENIQKNEILIQNANKKLEEQNSEFEKSINEKFKEKLEEQNIKNHDIIKNINEVINLKLEDNNIKNTKLNEELLKKTAELLEENTKKNEILIQNANKKLEEQGSELINNINDEIKEKLKEQNIKNEQFIKTLNEIMNTKLEEQDKRNDVKLEESNKKNKDINENIIKTTNEMLEKYDKSHEVLIDYTNKKLEEQVKKNDEFLKAINNSISLKFEEQDKKNKEFNDLINKNHNEIIKTTNEMLEKYDKSHEILIDYTNKKLEEQAKKNDEFLKTINNSVNTKLEEQDKKNKEFNELINKNHNEILARTNSMLEKYDKSHEAIIDYTNRKIEEQDIKNKEFLKTLNNAMNDKLQEQEKKNNEFNQLINKNYDEILSKANNMLEKYDKSHEVLIDYTNKKIEEQDIKNKEFFNTMNKSINEKLEEQDKKNKEFNDLMNKNHSEILSKTNNMLEKYDKNYETLMEYTNKKIEEQNNKNNELVKNINNAVNLKMEEQDRKNRDFSSSMETRMNDMLKKYDRNYETLIDYTNKKIEENSIKNSDYITTLNNAKSIINEFNSDKEKLREYTDRQIERQEQKNKEFRDDMARQYDNMFRTTDAMLIKQKEAELSSKNNANNFAIIMGSLAAVVIVVVIALQIL
- a CDS encoding DNA polymerase III subunit delta' translates to MAKVLGQTTPLKIMSGIYKSGRLHHAYLFYGEEGVGKYESALNYAKVLLCERNNGTYCDECESCKMIDNYKHPDVVVAGTDERFRNAEIYFNQYLEYKLPHLFNNFYTECRSILYKVESMLFDSYDNYPSSEPKEYMLGNKKESSRYALIEPYYLAVNYTLNELNEDNVEFIDSIFRTKSKDALNIVKAKGGKKKYSIDGDFFTALKKIHYNIIHTVIPLDTIRNIIEMTYRKPRLGRKRVVIIEGIELMDKRAPNIFLRTLEEPSDNNIFILITSDTNKLVQDGMKPLISRMMELKFASLSENTLRSILMKRLRLNEEKTALALQYSSGSMSKAIKYLLDKKSNTSDNIREVLLSFIDASLNNNASKVSSIITLLSEGEYDILDTIRELINILKKSLEDKYLEIENRSYILPNSVSDISIIWAIDELDYLVNSLLNTNSQPKMILYKALSNIYIWLNNY